The Alligator mississippiensis isolate rAllMis1 chromosome 3, rAllMis1, whole genome shotgun sequence DNA window tgactccaattttacttcttgtaatatatctcggtccagcaggatagcagctaaacgtggtccgtcctatacgatgcatatcaatcgaaagtgccaaatatggcacaacacctgtcgagatttgagtaccctttctgccccaggcttttactggctctgcggaaacagggctcataaaatcttgccctggaattgggtgggggcatgcactcttggacgtgttatccctggttttgaaatgcatagtgcaatatatctgaaacaaataaaaaatgtcaatcatcacatgaaaagggcggttaaccccttagctaccagaaacacagggttccatcaatttgtgaaaaccttcataccgtggcttaaaataagaaaattagaactagccataattaacatttcagccacaatgaaagctatgggaaatgccactgcggatgcaattcaggctctgcaagaagagatctcccagatctcacaaataactatacaacaccgcatagccctagattacctgttggtatcccagggaggagtatgtgccttaataaactccacctgttgtgtctatgtcaatcaggacatgcgaatcgaaactaaCATttgcaaaatccgaaatcagttaagggtcttacatcaagtggcctcagaaaatactgactggggtctagaaaaaatgtggtcttggctaacctcctggctcccagatttcggggcccttggcaagaaaatcctgtatgaaatattgtttgtcttgatagttctgataatgttttatgtcttagtgcaactgatcctctgctgcataaaagccagcaggagaagctttagcaagacaagaaaacccacagcagagtctagaataatggtgttacaaaagtgtgagcagattgaaagaaaacataaaaggctgcatgatgaaatagaggggctcatgagaatggaagtttaaggctaaagtgagactaaatagtctcaaaggggggactgtggaatcaaaaaatatatatgccttaaactttgattattttagttacaagatgacataaccgctttgtggagaattgctggctctgtatagtagaacaaataagaaaaagtgtttgttctttgtaactcctctgcaactgctttgctcaccgcggccttgaagatagcaaaaaagtatgtataaatctgatttccaggtgcaaaaagggggtttgtgaactaacctcgcctcccccattagttcccatcctgattacagcaaagaaataatgaagtaatattatagccgcttttcatgctaatttcactatatgatcacgtgagttgtaagcaactgttaaaaagtatataagcctcctgattttgctcttggggggggaccccttccaagtgcttggaaaatccatgtcactttggaatcccccctacagctgtagtttcttttaaataaaagcttctgctgacctgacccaaaagtatgctgcgtgtgtttccacaacagTATGATCCAGAGCAGAAGAGCCAGACCCTCTAAAGAAACCTTATGCACCATCCCTCATAGGATGAGGAAATGGCTTTGTATCCTGAATGGAGAtaggcatcagggccagggacagacattctaaaagcctcagcctgaattgattcaatctttgcaggttagtttaacctgtctaggctaaatcagtttgtagctgtacagacatcccagacatggaggcacatgcctccaggggctcaggctagaagccaggggggcgctacagcagccctccctttccttccataatgctgagctgagggggtgtggccaggacAGGACACTCAGATTATGGAGGGGTTCCACtccccttctgaccagcccagcaaggaattgataacacagtgtttatcactcctaactcagtgtttatcccATCATTAAGACaacaacagagagacattaccaactacctgttgattctgcctttgtcccatctgccacagcatggactgtagcaagtatgtggtctgctagctaatgctaagaggtgtctgtgtaaagcagagggggcaagggatccctgcttagcagggagtggtgagggagatagaggaagcagcctgcagtctctgccagagctccagccagggagcaggggggaggggccagcccagctctctggagcagagagccctgcccagcccagagagcatgccaggatgctggggaagtctggtttaacttaaaccagcaaggggtctgggacagacattgcataaagcagtttgacccaaatcagttaagtctgatactatactcaagcaggtttatttcaaaccggtttcagctattttcatactggtttatgtgcactgaacatcggttctgttacaggtttaaaccagtttctgatcacttaaactggtgtatgtgtaatgtctgtccctagccctaatctGCATCCCCGAATTGAGTGCCTAAGCTTCAAGGTGAGGAATACTTCATAAACATCCCTGTTTTCTATTAGGAAGTTCTAAGTATATCCTTGCTTACTGCTAAAGGGCTATGAATTGCTTTTTGAAGGGCCTACTATACTCATTCATTGTACAGAGACCCTAGCTGCCTAACCTCCTGGGTAAGGCACTTATTTTTAGGCATGCTGAAGCCTAAGCTGGAGGTGCCTACAAAACTAAGCTGGATGTGGCCCTAAGCAAATAGATCCATGGAATACAGGAACCAGTAGAAGAGCCAGGAATGGAACTGAGGATCACTTGGCTCCCAACCCCAGGTACAGTCCATCAGATTATATTACTGGAGATGCTAAACATTCACCACCTGTTCTTAGTTACAGAATCGTGTCTTTAAACTCTATTAATAACATTGAAAATTCCCTCAGTTACATAAGCTTGACTTAAGTGCTAACCATAATATTCAGATAATCAAGGCTGCACTGTAATCTAGCCATCACTGCCGTGCACAGATTTATGTAATCATACTCTTCAATTCACCCTTTTGTTATTTCTTCCTCaaattttacctttaaaaataattcaacACTGAGTACCTGGTACAATATGTAAATCTGAGCCTACTAGTAGTCACAAGTAGATGGTACATAATATTAACCTGCCTCTTGACAAAATGAtactaaaaaaaatcatacaaTTTTTCTTCATGAATTTCAAAGTAAAAATCATATACAATTTAAATAaggaattatttatttaaaaaatgttaagggACTGTTTGAGTGTAAGGAATTGCACTGTTAGAAATCAAAACCAAAGTTTTCTCTTTTCTACAGCACAGGCAGAAGCAATGCTAGCTCTTCACATACTACCTTTAGCCCCCTGCCAATATGCCAAATACATTTAGAAGAAGCACCACTAGTTAGATATCTATGCCAGCTCATTTCAGATATGGTAAGTTAGTGCCAACTTTTTATGGGTTGTGGACCTGTCCATTATATTTTGCACTGATACATCACTTAATTTAGACATCTTTACACCCATGCAGCTGCTACACATACACTCATGAACTTTATGGAAGAATATTAATAAAAGTAATTAATAAATAGTGCTCATGCCCATGCACTCTTATCAGCCAGTCTTCCTTCAGCTTTTTCTGTTTCTCCAGTCAAGAATGTCTTTGTCCTCCTCTTGGCCTCACaccattttcttcctttctttgagCTCCTACTAGTCTCCCTTTTGTAAGTTCTGCCCATATTTTTCATGATCCACTTCACAACAAGCTTACAGGCACCTCATAGAAGTATTCCATGCAGAGCTATGTGAATAATTGTCTTTTTAGTTCATTTgctgtccttaaaaaaaaaaagcagggcagatgAACTGTTTAGTTTCAGTTGAacttctttaaaagttttttttttttagtaaaacaGGAGTAAATccctaaaagaaaaatcaaaacacttTATCTCAAAATACTGAAATTAAAAGATTTCTGAAAGAGATGGCACACATGAAGGTTTTTTCTTTACAGAACAATTTGTCAAAAATTGACACAAAttcctaaaatattttgattgatctaaatttgcatttttcagaaaaaaaatccaaaacatttcACTCAGCTGCAactcactgcccccctgccccccgatTTTGATTAACTGATGCCTCCCACAATCATTGAAGAACTAATTTAGTTTGTCAAAAAACAAGTACAAAATACAAACTTACAGTTTTCTTCAACATTTTGACAGCATAGGGCTTCTGGGTTCCTTTCTGCCTGCATCTGTAGACAATGGACGTAGCACCCCTAAATGAAAGAAAGATTGGTTTTAGATTCAAGCCTACTGAAAATATCAGTGAACAATCTTGTCTAGTTAGATCACTTATGGATAACTTCTAATGGGTCGAGTCCTAGTGCTGCTAAAGCAGCTACTGCAAAAGAGCAACTATAGGCTGCCCACCACTGGGTAGGCTATAAGGGAGCTAGCCACTCTCCCTCTACTTTGGGTTGGGAGGAGGTAGAGTGGAAGACTATGGGATACAAGCGGTCCAAGAGGCCCCGACTAGGCCACATATAACTGAACAGGTATTATACGTGGTGCTAGAAAACTGAAGCTGCTATTTAAAGAGCGAACAGTTTGTGGTGAACTCACTAGGGTTTTTCTACTACAAACTGCTTGAATGCTGTGTGTATGCTTTTTTGTGCCAGGAAAAAGGCATTTTTCCCCAACACAAATGTATTGCTTATCCATGGCCTTACTTGAACACATTAGGTCAGGACAGCAATAATTTGCTCAGATTAAGTAATGTTCCTAACTAAGAAAGGAACTGCATTGTATTCTATGGTCAAACACAGGAaagatctttgacacccctgtcagTGCATTCAGATAATTTTTTATTCTGTTACTTTTCTTATATGGCTTTGAATTTCCTAGTGCCCCCAAATTTTAGAAAGAGAAGTAGCAAAATACTGATCaccaatacaggcaacccccactttgTGCTCTTAACTGGTTCCTGGAAAGCCAAGTGTTAAGTGAAATGagcgttaagcaaaaccaaaagtatttgaagaCCCGAGATGGTgaccgcaattgtttttaatgatccAAGATTGTGACTGCAAGCGTTATAGTGAAActcactgagtgctaagtgaaagcAGGTACctatttaaaatgagcgttatagcaaaatagcactaagcaaaacagcgttaagcagggATTGACTGTATTATTTTCCTGGCATTTTTGCTCTAACTGGAGATAGGTTGTATTTGAAATTTAACACGGAAGTCTTTGTCCCATGACATTTTCATTACAAAGTTTAAAGACTCAATAGTTTTGATAGGCTCATAAAAGTTAAAAGCAAGAAAAATCCATTATGATCCTCCTGCATAACACATACTGTTCAATTATACTAGTAATTCCTGCAGTGGAGGGACATAGTGACTTACTCTGTCACTATGTAAGTGAACACCATTGAATTCAACATCTTATTCTTGAATTAGAAGATACACTCTACAAAGGCTCGTGCATAGGAAGAGGTCAGTTCAGATAAGCTATAGATAGAGCCACTGAATCTTAAAAGATATGCCCATAGCAAGATTCTACACAAATGgagaatattttatttcttttgcatGCTAAAGTGATTTATTTGTCCTTTATGATGCATAGTATATTGATAAACATGGGAAAGTACCTAAAGCTTCAAAAAAATTCAGAGTCATTAAATGAATGTAATGACCATTTCTCACTAAGCAACTGTAATGACTCTtaattaaaaagcagaaaaaatatccaaagttaaaaaaaatcccaaacctttTAAgtacaagatatatatatatatatatatatatatatatatatatatatatatatatatacacacacacacacacacacatatatatatatatggatacaTTATTATGACACTAATGTCTTCAATATTACTACATGGGGATGTTCCCTTACAAATGCAAATCATCACTGTATATTGATTTACATATTCAAAGTAATATATAAACATTTAGCTAATTAACCTTTATATGCTCTTGTAAAGTAGACAGTAAATCctctaaaataaataatataaacaCATTCAGATAAGACTGCAAAAGAGGCAGCAACATCCTGGAAACAAGCTCAGAAAAGTACTGGGAGGACATGTCTATAGTCTGTTAAACCATGCTAGTTAGAGCCATCCAAAAAGCTCACTCTGCCCATTCACTTCCCTCTGAATACACTAAatgccaagggaaaaaaaagtcatgtaGCCACTTTTTAGCAAGACCAGTTTTTGGCTGCTCTCAGGCTCAAGAGTGTTAATTTGAGTGGTACTGGGCATAGCCAGTACTGTTCTAATGGAAGCCACATGACATTTTTCAGTATGCTGCATGGGCAGAGTGGGAGTGGATGGATGAGGTGCATTTTCATGGCATCAGTCCTGAGAGCAGGCTGATGTAGTATAAATGTGGTAAAGAGCATAAACaattggtgcatctacatgagatgctttactgtgcagtagtgtagtttactatgcagtaagtgtgtgtctacacacgcacacacttactgcacactaaacctcactaatcatgagtaaatttactacctgcaaatgcaagaaTCAAATTTACTTGTGACTTACTGTGCCGTAGTGCTCATGCAGGtgcctgactaggagcaaatctgctcccaggcaGCTGGCTACCAGAAAGTGGAAGATTGCTTCCTgctcccagaagctgcctgctgctggggcaggctctaccaccagagcctgggtagTGGagtatgtccccctgccctgatggCAGGAAACTCCAAGCCCACCACTCCAAGACTGTGATCgaggagtgggggctgagagatctttatcccccagccc harbors:
- the LOC132249568 gene encoding endogenous retrovirus group V member 2 Env polyprotein-like, with amino-acid sequence MALISLYITLGYLSITQGGWEKNLYLQISRTVAQAGNKSDCWICSHSPAHLHQEIPMIGVPISLQQWGTINGGFVRHYSLAANRSAPKEWRAAPANWIISPRVEAPFCYRSNNTGAYNKATPVGHYPHCLTTLDYSPSNTSGILLGNVPSLNCTGFMVYNFSKEPHVALIANRSEFYIDSNFTSCNISRSSRIAAKRGPSYTMHINRKCQIWHNTCRDLSTLSAPGFYWLCGNRAHKILPWNWVGACTLGRVIPGFEMHSAIYLKQIKNVNHHMKRAVNPLATRNTGFHQFVKTFIPWLKIRKLELAIINISATMKAMGNATADAIQALQEEISQISQITIQHRIALDYLLVSQGGVCALINSTCCVYVNQDMRIETNICKIRNQLRVLHQVASENTDWGLEKMWSWLTSWLPDFGALGKKILYEILFVLIVLIMFYVLVQLILCCIKASRRSFSKTRKPTAESRIMVLQKCEQIERKHKRLHDEIEGLMRMEV